A section of the Citrobacter farmeri genome encodes:
- the artJ gene encoding arginine ABC transporter substrate-binding protein ArtJ — protein sequence MKKLVLAALLASFAVGASAAEKISFGVSATYPPFESMDANNQIVGFDLDLAKALCKQMQAECTFTNHAFDSLIPALKFKKYDAVISGMDITPERSKQVAFTTPYYANSALVISKKDTYKTFADLKGKRIGMENGTTHQKYLQDKHPEVKTVAYDSYQNAFIDLKNGRIDGVFGDTAVVNEWLKTNPQLGPATEKVTDPQYFGTGLGIAVRPDNKVLLEKLNAALAAIKADGTYQKINDQWFPQ from the coding sequence ATGAAAAAGTTAGTTCTGGCCGCATTACTTGCCTCTTTTGCCGTCGGCGCCTCCGCCGCTGAAAAAATCAGCTTCGGCGTCTCTGCGACCTATCCACCGTTCGAATCTATGGATGCGAATAACCAAATCGTCGGTTTCGACCTCGATCTGGCAAAAGCCTTGTGCAAACAGATGCAGGCAGAATGTACTTTTACCAACCATGCGTTTGACAGCCTGATTCCGGCACTTAAATTCAAGAAATATGATGCGGTCATTTCGGGTATGGACATCACGCCGGAGCGGAGCAAACAGGTGGCGTTTACAACCCCCTACTATGCTAACTCGGCGCTGGTAATTTCGAAGAAAGATACCTACAAAACCTTTGCCGATCTGAAAGGCAAACGCATTGGGATGGAAAACGGCACCACCCACCAGAAGTACTTGCAGGATAAGCATCCGGAAGTGAAAACGGTAGCCTATGACAGCTATCAGAATGCGTTTATCGACCTGAAAAATGGTCGTATTGATGGCGTGTTCGGTGATACCGCTGTGGTAAACGAGTGGCTGAAAACCAACCCACAACTGGGGCCAGCAACCGAGAAAGTGACCGATCCGCAATACTTTGGTACTGGCCTTGGCATCGCGGTACGCCCGGACAACAAAGTGCTGCTGGAAAAACTCAATGCTGCACTGGCGGCCATTAAAGCCGACGGCACTTATCAAAAAATAAACGACCAGTGGTTCCCGCAATAA
- the rlmC gene encoding 23S rRNA (uracil(747)-C(5))-methyltransferase RlmC, whose product MQCALYDADRCRSCQWITQPIRDQLSAKTADLQHLLADFPVGEWCAPVSGPEKAFRNKAKMVVSGSVEKPLLGMLHRDGTPEDLCDCPLYPASFAPVFAALKPFIARAGLTPYNVARKRGELKFLLLTESQFNGAMMLRFVLRSEHKLAQLRAALPWLQAQLPQLKVISVNLQPVHMAIMEGETEIFLTEQQALAERFNDVPLWIRPQSFFQTNPAVASQLYATARDWVRQLPVSHMWDLFCGVGGFGLHCATPDMQLTGIEIAPEAIACARQSAAELGLTNLHFQALDSTQFATEQGAVPELVLVNPPRRGIGKPLCDYLTQMAPQFIIYSSCNAKTMAKDISTLPGYRIARIQLFDMFPHTAHYEVLTLLLRD is encoded by the coding sequence ATGCAGTGCGCACTCTATGACGCCGATCGCTGTCGCTCTTGTCAGTGGATAACACAACCGATCCGCGATCAACTCTCAGCTAAAACCGCCGATCTGCAGCATCTGCTTGCCGATTTCCCGGTTGGTGAGTGGTGTGCGCCGGTCAGCGGCCCGGAAAAGGCGTTTCGCAATAAAGCGAAAATGGTTGTCAGTGGGAGTGTAGAGAAACCGCTGCTGGGAATGCTTCATCGCGATGGGACGCCGGAAGATCTGTGCGATTGCCCGCTCTATCCTGCCTCGTTTGCACCCGTGTTTGCCGCGCTGAAGCCGTTCATTGCGCGCGCCGGATTAACCCCCTATAACGTGGCGCGCAAGCGTGGGGAGCTGAAATTCCTCCTGCTGACAGAAAGTCAGTTTAATGGCGCGATGATGCTGCGCTTTGTTCTGCGTTCTGAACATAAACTGGCACAATTACGGGCGGCACTGCCGTGGTTGCAGGCGCAACTGCCGCAACTGAAGGTCATCAGCGTCAATCTCCAGCCGGTGCATATGGCGATTATGGAAGGGGAGACGGAAATCTTCCTGACCGAACAGCAGGCGCTGGCGGAGCGGTTTAACGACGTGCCGCTGTGGATCCGTCCGCAAAGTTTCTTCCAGACCAATCCTGCGGTGGCAAGCCAGCTGTATGCAACAGCACGGGACTGGGTGCGACAACTGCCGGTAAGTCACATGTGGGATCTGTTCTGTGGTGTCGGTGGTTTTGGCCTGCACTGCGCGACGCCAGACATGCAGTTGACCGGCATCGAAATCGCGCCGGAAGCCATCGCCTGTGCCAGACAGTCTGCGGCGGAACTGGGTTTAACCAATCTTCATTTTCAGGCGCTGGATTCGACGCAATTTGCCACGGAACAAGGGGCGGTGCCGGAACTGGTGCTGGTGAATCCGCCGCGACGTGGCATCGGCAAACCGCTCTGCGATTACCTGACGCAGATGGCGCCGCAGTTCATTATTTATTCCAGTTGTAATGCGAAGACGATGGCAAAAGATATTTCCACGTTGCCAGGCTACCGTATTGCACGGATACAGCTGTTCGATATGTTCCCGCATACCGCGCATTATGAAGTGCTGACATTGTTGTTGAGGGACTAG
- a CDS encoding YbjO family protein, producing the protein MEDDSLGFFKKSSSSHARLNVPALVQVAALAIIMIRGLDLLMIFNTLGVRGLAEFIHRSVQTWSLTLVFLGSLVLVFVEIGCAFSLVKGRNWARWVYLLTQVIAAGYLWAASLGYGYPELFSIAGSSKREILHTLVMQKLPDMLVLLLLYVPATSRRFFRLQ; encoded by the coding sequence ATGGAAGACGATTCGTTGGGATTTTTTAAAAAATCATCCTCATCACATGCCCGCCTGAATGTACCTGCGCTGGTGCAGGTGGCGGCGCTCGCCATTATTATGATCCGCGGGCTCGACCTGCTGATGATCTTTAACACGCTTGGTGTTCGCGGACTGGCTGAATTTATTCATCGCAGTGTACAAACCTGGAGTTTGACGCTGGTTTTTCTGGGTAGTCTGGTGCTGGTGTTTGTTGAGATCGGCTGCGCATTTTCGCTGGTGAAAGGGCGTAACTGGGCGCGGTGGGTGTATCTCCTCACGCAGGTGATTGCCGCAGGCTATTTGTGGGCGGCCTCACTGGGATACGGCTATCCGGAACTGTTCAGTATTGCCGGATCGTCAAAGCGTGAGATCCTGCATACGCTGGTGATGCAAAAACTCCCTGATATGCTGGTTTTGCTGTTGCTGTATGTGCCAGCCACGAGTCGGCGGTTCTTCCGTTTGCAATAA
- the potI gene encoding putrescine ABC transporter permease PotI has product MNNLPVIRSPWRIVILVLGFTFLYAPMLMLVIYSFNSSKLVTVWAGWSTRWYGELFRDSAMMSAVGLSLTIAACAATMAAILGTIAAVVMVRFGRFRGSNGFAFMITAPLVMPDVITGLSLLLLFVALGHAIGWPSDRGMLTIWLAHVTFCTAYVAVVISSRLRELDRSIEEAAMDLGATPLKVFFVITLPMIMPAVVSGWLLAFTLSLDDLVIASFVSGPGATTLPMLVFSSVRMGVNPEINALATLILGVVGIVGFIAWYLMARTEKQRIRDIQRARRD; this is encoded by the coding sequence ATGAACAACTTACCGGTAATTCGTTCGCCCTGGCGCATTGTGATTCTGGTCCTCGGATTTACTTTTCTGTATGCGCCGATGCTGATGCTGGTCATCTACTCGTTTAACAGTTCAAAGCTGGTCACGGTGTGGGCGGGATGGTCAACGCGCTGGTACGGTGAACTGTTCCGCGATAGTGCGATGATGAGCGCGGTGGGGCTGAGCCTGACGATCGCGGCCTGTGCAGCGACCATGGCGGCGATACTCGGCACGATTGCCGCCGTAGTGATGGTGCGCTTTGGCCGCTTTCGCGGGTCGAACGGGTTTGCTTTTATGATCACCGCGCCGCTGGTCATGCCGGATGTGATCACCGGCCTCTCTTTGCTGCTGCTCTTTGTTGCGCTGGGCCACGCGATTGGCTGGCCGTCAGATCGTGGAATGTTGACCATCTGGCTGGCGCACGTCACTTTTTGTACAGCGTATGTGGCTGTGGTCATTTCATCGCGCCTGCGTGAACTGGATCGCTCCATTGAGGAAGCCGCGATGGATCTGGGGGCGACACCGCTTAAGGTGTTCTTTGTGATTACACTGCCGATGATTATGCCGGCGGTGGTTTCCGGCTGGCTGCTGGCGTTTACGTTGTCGCTGGACGATCTGGTTATCGCCAGCTTTGTCTCCGGGCCGGGCGCTACGACGTTACCCATGCTGGTCTTCTCCAGCGTGCGAATGGGCGTTAACCCGGAAATCAACGCCCTGGCGACGCTGATCCTCGGCGTGGTCGGAATTGTCGGTTTTATCGCCTGGTATCTGATGGCACGTACGGAAAAACAGCGGATCCGCGATATCCAGCGTGCAAGACGTGACTGA
- the potH gene encoding putrescine ABC transporter permease PotH, whose product MSTLEPPARVEKPGGFTLWLARVQMKHGRKLVIALPYVWLILLFLLPFLIVFKISLAEMARAIPPYTELMAWADGQLSITLNLGNFLQLTDDPLYFDAYLQSLQVAGISTLCCLLLGYPLAWAVAHSKPSTRNILLLLVILPSWTSFLIRVYAWMGILKNNGVLNNFLLWLGVIDQPLTILHTNLAVYIGIVYAYLPFMVLPIYTALTRIDYSLVEASLDLGARPLKTFFSVIVPLTKGGIIAGSMLVFIPAVGEFVIPELLGGPDSIMIGRVLWQEFFNNRDWPVASAVAIVMLLLLIVPIMWFHKHQQKSGGVHG is encoded by the coding sequence ATGAGTACACTTGAACCTCCGGCACGCGTGGAAAAGCCGGGCGGCTTTACGCTCTGGCTGGCGCGTGTGCAGATGAAACACGGGCGCAAACTGGTGATTGCGCTGCCTTACGTCTGGTTGATCCTGCTGTTCCTGCTGCCTTTCCTGATCGTCTTTAAAATCAGTCTCGCGGAGATGGCGCGGGCGATCCCGCCGTATACCGAACTGATGGCGTGGGCTGATGGGCAACTGTCGATCACCCTTAATCTCGGTAACTTCCTGCAGCTAACGGACGATCCGCTCTATTTTGACGCCTATTTGCAGTCGCTACAGGTGGCGGGGATTTCGACGCTTTGCTGTCTGCTGTTGGGCTATCCGCTGGCGTGGGCGGTGGCGCACAGCAAGCCGTCAACGCGTAATATTTTGCTGTTGCTGGTGATCCTGCCATCGTGGACCTCGTTTCTGATCCGCGTGTATGCCTGGATGGGGATCCTGAAAAATAACGGCGTGCTGAATAACTTTCTCCTGTGGCTGGGGGTGATTGACCAGCCGCTGACCATTCTGCACACCAATCTGGCGGTGTATATCGGCATTGTCTATGCCTATTTGCCGTTTATGGTGCTGCCGATTTATACCGCCCTGACGCGAATTGATTATTCGCTGGTGGAAGCGTCGTTGGATCTGGGCGCGCGCCCGCTGAAAACCTTCTTTAGCGTGATTGTCCCGCTGACCAAAGGCGGCATTATTGCCGGTTCCATGCTGGTGTTCATTCCGGCGGTGGGGGAGTTTGTGATCCCGGAACTGCTCGGCGGACCAGACAGCATCATGATTGGGCGTGTGCTATGGCAAGAGTTCTTTAACAACCGCGACTGGCCGGTGGCCTCTGCGGTCGCGATCGTCATGCTATTGCTATTGATCGTACCGATTATGTGGTTCCACAAACATCAGCAAAAAAGTGGAGGGGTCCACGGATGA
- the potG gene encoding putrescine ABC transporter ATP-binding subunit PotG, which produces MNDATPRPQAKTRKALTPLLEIRNLTKSFEGQHAVDDVSLTIYKGEIFALLGASGCGKSTLLRMLAGFEQPTTGQIMLDGVDLSQVPPYLRPINMMFQSYALFPHMTVEQNIAFGLKQDKLPKAEITSRVEEMLGLVHMQEFAKRKPHQLSGGQRQRVALARSLAKRPKLLLLDEPMGALDKKLRDRMQLEVVDILERVGVTCVMVTHDQEEAMTMAGRIAIMNRGKFVQIGEPEEIYEHPTTRYSAEFIGSVNVFEGVIKERQDDGLVLYSPGLVHPLKVDPDASVVDNVPVHVALRPEKIMLCDEPPADGFNFAVGEVVHIAYLGDLSIYHVRLKSGQMISAQLQNAHRYRKGLPTWGDEVRLCWDADSCVVLTV; this is translated from the coding sequence GTGAATGATGCCACCCCACGCCCGCAGGCGAAAACCCGTAAAGCGCTGACGCCGCTCCTCGAAATCCGCAATCTGACCAAATCCTTCGAAGGTCAGCACGCTGTCGATGATGTGAGTCTGACTATTTATAAAGGCGAAATCTTTGCCCTGCTGGGCGCATCAGGCTGTGGAAAATCCACGCTACTGCGCATGCTGGCAGGGTTTGAACAACCCACGACCGGACAAATTATGTTGGACGGTGTTGACCTGTCCCAGGTGCCGCCTTATTTACGGCCCATCAACATGATGTTTCAGTCCTATGCGCTGTTTCCCCATATGACGGTCGAACAGAATATCGCCTTTGGCCTGAAGCAGGACAAATTGCCGAAAGCGGAAATCACCAGCCGGGTCGAAGAGATGCTGGGTCTGGTGCATATGCAAGAGTTCGCCAAACGCAAGCCGCATCAGCTTTCCGGCGGCCAGCGTCAGCGTGTGGCTCTGGCGCGAAGCCTGGCAAAACGGCCCAAACTCCTGTTACTCGACGAGCCGATGGGCGCGCTGGATAAAAAGCTACGCGACCGTATGCAGCTCGAAGTGGTCGATATCCTTGAGCGCGTCGGCGTGACCTGCGTGATGGTGACGCACGATCAGGAAGAGGCGATGACCATGGCCGGGCGCATTGCCATTATGAACCGCGGTAAGTTCGTGCAAATTGGTGAGCCAGAAGAGATTTATGAGCATCCAACCACCCGCTACAGTGCAGAGTTTATCGGCTCGGTGAACGTGTTTGAGGGAGTTATCAAAGAGCGTCAGGATGACGGTCTGGTGCTGTATTCCCCAGGACTTGTGCATCCGCTGAAGGTCGATCCGGATGCGTCGGTGGTGGACAACGTGCCAGTTCACGTGGCGCTGCGCCCGGAAAAGATCATGCTGTGTGATGAGCCACCTGCCGACGGATTTAACTTCGCCGTTGGCGAAGTGGTGCACATTGCCTATCTTGGCGATCTCTCCATTTATCACGTTCGTCTGAAAAGCGGACAGATGATCAGTGCTCAGTTGCAGAATGCTCACCGTTATCGCAAAGGTCTGCCGACCTGGGGCGATGAGGTGCGTTTGTGCTGGGATGCGGACAGCTGTGTGGTGTTGACGGTTTAA
- the potF gene encoding spermidine/putrescine ABC transporter substrate-binding protein PotF yields MTALNKKWLSGLVAGALMAVSAGTLAAEQKTLHIYNWSDYIAPDTVANFEKETGIKVVYDVFDSNEVLEGKLMAGSTGFDLVVPSASFLERQLTAGVFQPLDKSKLPGWKNLDPELLKLVAKHDPDNKFAMPYMWATTGIGYNVDKVKAVLGADAPVNSWDLVLKPENLEKLKSCGVSFLDAPEEVFATVLNYLGKDPNSTKADDYTGPATDLLLKLRPNIRYFHSSQYINDLANGDTCVAIGWAGDVWQAANRAKEAKNGVNISFSIPKEGAMAFFDVFAMPADAKNKDEAYQFLNYLLRPDVIAHISDHVFYANANKEATALVSPEVRDNPGIYPPADVRAKMFTLKVQDPKIDRVRTRAWTKVKSGK; encoded by the coding sequence ATGACCGCCTTAAATAAAAAATGGCTATCGGGTCTGGTTGCGGGCGCTCTGATGGCCGTCTCTGCCGGCACGCTCGCTGCGGAACAAAAAACACTCCATATCTATAACTGGTCTGACTATATTGCGCCGGATACGGTTGCTAATTTTGAGAAAGAGACCGGCATCAAAGTCGTCTACGACGTTTTTGACTCCAACGAAGTGCTGGAAGGCAAACTGATGGCTGGCAGCACCGGTTTTGACCTGGTGGTGCCTTCCGCGAGCTTCCTTGAGCGCCAGTTGACGGCAGGGGTCTTTCAGCCGCTGGATAAGAGCAAGCTGCCGGGCTGGAAAAACCTCGATCCGGAACTGCTGAAACTGGTCGCCAAACATGACCCGGACAATAAATTTGCCATGCCGTATATGTGGGCAACCACCGGTATTGGCTATAACGTCGATAAAGTGAAAGCGGTGCTCGGTGCAGATGCTCCGGTCAACAGCTGGGATCTGGTGCTGAAGCCGGAAAATCTCGAAAAGCTGAAGAGCTGCGGCGTCTCTTTCCTCGATGCGCCGGAAGAGGTGTTTGCAACCGTGCTGAACTATCTGGGTAAAGATCCGAACAGCACCAAAGCGGACGATTACACGGGCCCGGCCACCGATCTGCTGCTTAAGCTGCGTCCGAATATCCGCTACTTCCACTCCTCGCAGTACATCAACGACCTGGCGAATGGCGACACCTGCGTGGCGATTGGTTGGGCAGGGGATGTCTGGCAGGCCGCCAACCGGGCGAAAGAGGCGAAAAATGGCGTCAATATCTCCTTCTCGATTCCAAAAGAAGGGGCGATGGCCTTCTTTGACGTTTTCGCGATGCCGGCAGATGCCAAAAATAAAGACGAGGCCTATCAGTTCCTCAACTATTTACTGCGTCCGGACGTGATTGCGCATATCTCTGACCATGTGTTCTACGCGAATGCTAACAAAGAGGCGACGGCGCTGGTGAGTCCTGAAGTGCGTGATAATCCAGGCATTTATCCGCCAGCAGACGTACGCGCGAAAATGTTTACCCTGAAAGTTCAGGATCCGAAGATTGACCGCGTCCGTACGCGTGCCTGGACCAAGGTGAAGAGCGGTAAATAA
- a CDS encoding YbjN domain-containing protein produces the protein MTELVVPTLDTLRQWLDDLGMSFFECDTCQALHLPHMQNFDGIYDAKLDLVDNTLLFSAMAEVRPSALLPLAADLSAINASSLTVKAFLDMQDDNLPKLVVCQSLSVMQGVTYAQFEWFVRQSEEQISMVILEAGAHQMLFTAEEETQKSGAENHFLH, from the coding sequence ATGACAGAATTGGTCGTTCCCACTCTGGATACGTTGCGGCAATGGCTCGACGACCTGGGCATGAGTTTTTTTGAATGTGATACCTGCCAGGCACTGCATTTACCTCACATGCAAAATTTTGACGGCATCTACGATGCGAAGTTAGATCTCGTCGATAATACACTGCTGTTTTCCGCGATGGCGGAAGTGAGGCCTTCTGCGTTACTGCCACTGGCGGCGGATCTGTCTGCCATTAATGCCAGCTCCCTCACCGTAAAAGCGTTTCTGGATATGCAGGATGATAATCTGCCAAAGCTGGTGGTTTGCCAGTCTTTATCCGTTATGCAGGGGGTGACTTACGCGCAGTTTGAATGGTTCGTACGCCAGAGCGAAGAGCAGATATCCATGGTCATTCTGGAAGCTGGCGCGCACCAGATGCTGTTCACGGCCGAAGAAGAGACGCAAAAAAGCGGCGCTGAGAACCATTTTCTTCACTGA
- the rimK gene encoding 30S ribosomal protein S6--L-glutamate ligase: MKIAILSRDGTLYSCKRLREAAMKRGHLVEILDPLSCYMNINPAASSIHYKGRKLPHFDAVIPRIGSAITFYGTAALRQFEMLGSYPLNESVAITRARDKLRSLQLLARQGIDLPITGIAHSPDDTSDLIDMVGGAPLVVKLVEGTQGIGVVLAETRQAAESVVDAFRGLNAHILVQEYIQEAKGRDIRCLVVGDEVVAAIERRAKDGDFRSNLHRGGVACIANITPREREIAIKAAQTMALDVAGVDILRAERGPLVMEVNASPGLEGIEKTTGIDIAGRMIQWIERHATSEFCLKTGG; encoded by the coding sequence GTGAAAATTGCCATATTGTCCCGGGATGGAACGCTCTATTCATGTAAGCGCCTGCGGGAAGCCGCGATGAAGCGCGGCCATCTGGTCGAAATACTCGATCCGCTTTCCTGCTATATGAACATCAATCCGGCAGCGTCATCGATTCACTATAAAGGGCGCAAATTGCCTCATTTTGATGCTGTCATCCCGCGTATCGGTTCGGCTATCACCTTTTACGGGACGGCGGCGCTGCGCCAGTTTGAAATGCTGGGTAGTTATCCGCTAAATGAATCCGTGGCGATTACCCGCGCGCGCGATAAGCTGCGCTCGTTGCAGTTGCTGGCACGTCAGGGCATCGATCTCCCGATTACCGGCATTGCTCACTCGCCGGATGACACCAGCGATCTGATCGATATGGTCGGCGGTGCGCCGCTGGTGGTGAAGTTGGTGGAAGGCACTCAGGGGATTGGCGTGGTGTTAGCCGAAACCCGTCAGGCCGCTGAGAGCGTCGTGGATGCCTTCCGGGGGCTTAACGCCCACATTCTGGTGCAGGAATATATTCAAGAGGCCAAAGGTCGCGATATTCGCTGCCTGGTGGTGGGGGACGAGGTGGTCGCCGCTATCGAACGGCGGGCGAAAGACGGCGACTTTCGCTCTAATCTGCATCGCGGCGGCGTGGCCTGCATTGCCAACATTACCCCCCGTGAACGAGAGATTGCGATAAAAGCCGCGCAGACGATGGCGCTTGATGTCGCCGGTGTCGATATTTTACGCGCCGAGCGCGGCCCGCTGGTGATGGAGGTGAATGCATCTCCGGGTCTGGAAGGGATCGAAAAAACCACCGGCATCGATATCGCCGGACGAATGATTCAGTGGATCGAGCGCCACGCGACGTCTGAATTTTGTCTCAAAACGGGTGGCTAG